The following are from one region of the Gloeomargarita lithophora Alchichica-D10 genome:
- a CDS encoding DUF3318 domain-containing protein, with protein sequence MPAYTATADAYQGEFRRLQGLLPGEMRGWVTIVATTAMNPPVITTEEVDKDQVEVQVDLVRWEQLALDQRNLLFWHEVARIQSDTLPKEGWEMAALAIGLGGTVGELWVQDTLLLLLSLGLTGFAGYRLWRRNQKQNALKLALKADDRAIQMATQYGYTLPNAYKSLGSALKLLAEQTPDKSRRRRYESRLDALKRSAQRAKQASRPRPQAEF encoded by the coding sequence ATGCCTGCCTATACTGCCACTGCGGATGCCTACCAAGGGGAATTTCGCCGCCTGCAAGGATTGTTACCAGGGGAAATGCGGGGCTGGGTAACCATTGTGGCAACTACAGCCATGAATCCCCCCGTAATCACCACCGAGGAAGTGGACAAAGACCAGGTGGAGGTGCAAGTTGACCTCGTGCGCTGGGAGCAGTTGGCCTTGGATCAACGCAATTTGCTCTTTTGGCATGAGGTCGCCCGCATCCAGAGCGATACCTTGCCCAAGGAGGGTTGGGAAATGGCCGCCCTCGCCATTGGCCTGGGGGGTACGGTCGGGGAATTGTGGGTGCAGGATACGCTCTTGCTGTTGCTGTCCCTCGGATTAACTGGGTTTGCCGGGTATCGCCTGTGGCGCCGCAATCAGAAACAAAATGCCCTGAAACTCGCCCTCAAAGCCGATGACCGGGCGATCCAAATGGCGACCCAGTACGGCTATACCTTGCCCAATGCCTACAAAAGCCTTGGCAGTGCCCTGAAACTGCTGGCGGAACAAACCCCCGACAAATCCCGCCGCCGCCGCTACGAATCCCGCCTCGATGCCCTCAAACGCAGTGCCCAGCGGGCAAAACAGGCCAGTCGCCCCCGCCCCCAAGCAGAATTTTAG